One Malaclemys terrapin pileata isolate rMalTer1 chromosome 9, rMalTer1.hap1, whole genome shotgun sequence DNA window includes the following coding sequences:
- the SLITRK2 gene encoding SLIT and NTRK-like protein 2, whose translation MLKGVWLLSVLTVAGISPTTESRKPAKDICSRSRCPCEEKENVLNINCENKGFTTVSLLQPPPSKIYQLFLSGNALTRLHPNEFVNYSNAVTLHLGNNDMQEIRTGAFSGLRTLKRLHLNNNRLEVLREDTFLGLESLEYLQADYNYISAIEAGAFSQLNKLKVLILNDNLLLSLPSNVFRFVLLTHLDLRGNRLKMLPFAGVLEHIGGIMEIQLEENPWNCTCDLLPLKAWLDTITVFVGEIVCETPFRLHGKDVTQLTRQDLCPRKSSSDSHQREKHPSHSDTHIQRLSPTANPAISPTRAPKASRPPKTRNRPTPRVTVSKDRQIFGPIMVYQTKSPVPMTCPSGCVCTSQSSDNGLNVNCQEKKISNISDLHPKPTSPKKFYLTSNYLQVVYKTDLLEYSSLDLLHLGNNRIAVIQEGAFTNLTSLRRLYLNGNYLEILYPSMFNGLQSLQYLYLEYNVIKEILPRTFDALSNLHLLFLNNNLLRSLPDNVFGGTSLTRLNLRNNHFSHLPVRGVLDQLSALIQIDLQENPWDCTCDIMGLRNWIEHVTEQNNQQSSPPVVINEVICESPAKHSGEHLKFLSKEAICPENPNLSDSTLFSMSHNTDTPQSLSVSPSSYPEIHTEVPLSVLILGLLVVFILSVCFGAGLFVFVLKRRKGVPSVPNSANNLDISSFQLQYGSYNMESHDKTEGHVYNYIPPPVGQMCQNPIYMQKEGDPVAYYRNLHEFSYSNLDHKKEDAANLAFTISAAELLEKQSSPREPELLYQNIAERVKELPSGGVVHYNFCTLPKRQFAPSYESRRQNQDRINKTVLYGTPRKYFAEQSKPEHPLLQGKLQTEPDYLEVLEKQTAISQL comes from the coding sequence ATGCTGAAGGGGGTCTGGTTGCTCAGTGTGTTGACAGTGGCTGGGATCTCGCCCACGACGGAGAGCCGCAAGCCCGCCAAAGACATTTGCAGCCGGAGTCGCTGCCCCTGCGAGGAGAAGGAGAACGTGCTGAACATCAACTGCGAAAACAAAGGCTTCACCACCGTCAGCCTGCTGCAGCCGCCCCCTTCCAAGATCTACCAGCTCTTCCTCAGCGGCAACGCCCTCACCCGCCTGCACCCCAATGAATTCGTCAACTATTCCAACGCCGTGACCCTGCACCTGGGCAACAACGACATGCAGGAGATCCGCACCGGGGCCTTCAGTGGCCTGCGGACCCTCAAGAGACTGCACCTCAACAATAACAGGCTGGAGGTGCTACGGGAGGACACCTTCCTGGGCCTGGAGAGCCTGGAATACCTGCAGGCCGATTACAACTACATCAGCGCCATCGAAGCCGGGGCCTTCAGCCAGCTCAACAAGCTGAAAGTGCTCATCCTCAACGACAACCTCCTGCTGTCCCTGCCCAGTAACGTCTTCCGCTTCGTCCTGCTCACCCACCTGGACCTGAGGGGGAACAGGCTGAAGATGTTGCCGTTCGCCGGCGTCCTGGAGCACATTGGTGGGATCATGGAGATCCAGCTGGAGGAGAACCCTTGGAACTGCACCTGTGACCTGCTCCCCCTCAAAGCCTGGCTGGACACCATCACCGTCTTTGTCGGGGAGATCGTCTGCGAGACGCCCTTCCGGCTGCATGGAAAGGACGTGACCCAGCTCACCCGGCAAGACCTCTGCCCTCGGAAAAGTTCCAGTGACTCTCACCAGAGGGAAAAGCACCCTTCCCACTCAGACACGCACATCCAGAGGCTCTCACCCACGGCCAACCCTGCCATCAGCCCCACAAGAGCCCCAAAAGCCAGCCGGCCACCCAAAACGAGGAACCGTCCAACGCCTCGGGTCACAGTGTCAAAAGACAGGCAAATTTTCGGACCTATCATGGTTTACCAGACCAAGTCCCCcgtgcccatgacctgtccaagTGGCTGTGTCTGCACTTCGCAAAGCTCTGACAATGGTCTAAATGTGAACTGCCAAGAGAAAAAGATCAGTAACATCTCagatctccaccccaaacccaccaGTCCAAAGAAATTTTACCTTACAAGTAACTATCTACAGGTTGTTTATAAAACCGATCTCCTTGAATACAGCTCTCTGGATTTGTTACATTTAGGAAACAACAGGATTGCAGTGATACAGGAAGGTGCCTTTACAAACCTCACCAGTTTACGCAGACTTTATCTCAATGGCAATTACCTTGAAATTCTGTACCCTTCTATGTTCAATGGACTGCAGAGCTTGCAGTATCTCTACTTAGAGTATAATGTCATTAAGGAAATCCTGCCACGCACCTTTGATGCTCTGAGTAACCTTCATCTATTATTTCTGAACAACAACTTGCTGAGGTCTTTGCCTGATAATGTGTTTGGTGGTACTTCCCTCACGAGACTCAATCTGAGGAACAACCACTTCTCACACTTGCCTGTGAGAGGAGTCCTCGACCAGCTCTCGGCTTTAATTCAGATAGACCTCCAAGAAAATCCTTGGGATTGCACGTGTGACATAATGGGGCTCAGGAACTGGATAGAGCATGTCACTGAGCAGAACAATCAGCAGTCAAGTCCCCCTGTAGTTATCAATGAAGTCATATGCGAGTCTCCAGCTAAGCACTCAGGAGAACATCTGAAATTCCTGAGCAAAGAGGCCATCTGTCCAGAGAACCCTAACTTGTCAGATTCTACTCTCTTCTCTATGAGTCATAACACAGACACACCACAGTCCCTCAGTGTCTCGCCCAGCTCCTATCCAGAAATACACACAGAAGTTCCACTCTCTGTCTTAATTTTAGGCTTGCTGGTTGTGTTTATCTTGTCTGTCTGTTTTGGGGCAGGCTTGTTTGTCTTTGTTCTGAAACGCCGAAAGGGAGTGCCAAGCGTGCCCAACAGCGCAAACAACTTAGACATAAGTTCATTTCAGCTGCAGTATGGGTCTTACAACATGGAGAGCCATGATAAAACTGAAGGGCATGTTTATAACTACATCCCCCCTCCTGTCGGGCAGATGTGCCAAAACCCAATCTACATGCAGAAGGAAGGGGATCCGGTTGCGTACTACAGGAATCTCCATGAGTTTAGCTATAGCAATCTTGACCACAAAAAGGAAGACGCAGCCAACCTTGCATTTACAATCAGTGCTGCTGAATTGCTGGAAAAGCAGTCCTCGCCAAGGGAACCAGAGCTGCTGTATCAAAACATTGCAGAGAGGGTCAAGGAACTCCCCAGTGGAGGGGTTGTTCATTATAACTTTTGCACCTTACCCAAAAGGCAGTTTGCTCCTTCCTATGAATCCAGACGCCAAAACCAGGACAGGataaataagactgttttgtATGGAACTCCCAGGAAATATTTTGCAGAACAGTCTAAACCCGAGCATCCTTTGCTGCAAGGAAAGCTACAAACAGAACCAGACTACCTCGAAGTTCTGGAAAAACAAACTGCAATTAGTCAGCTGTGA